In Phaseolus vulgaris cultivar G19833 chromosome 7, P. vulgaris v2.0, whole genome shotgun sequence, the genomic stretch GGGTCACGTAAATGTGGGGGCATTGGTCCTTCAATCCTCAATATTGACAACTTGCCTGAAATTGTGAAAGCTGTTGATCCTAGGAGTTCTAGAAATTTAGATGGAAATCATCCTGAAGACGATGACAAAATTGAAGTAAATTCAGACATTGAGCCTGATGAAACAGAAGCTTTTCCACTTAGATTTAATCTTGCCTCAATGGATGATCTCTTCAACAACCTCCAAGATAAGGCCAATCAGGTGGGTAGAAATTTTGAAATGCTTCCCGTACTCTTTGACCTATCCATTTACTTCTTTCCATATGAGGTCTTTCTTGTATCCATATTCCAATATTTTCTGAATGATCCTCAAAGAGGAGGAAATTTGGTGCAGCTTTTGCAGAAAAGTAGTGGACCCCACTTACAAGAGACAGCTGTTGACAGTGAAGGTTCCTCAGAGCCTGTAGAAAGTGGATCATCAAGTGAGAATGAGGTATATATATATGCAGTATGACTGCGTGTTTACTTTTTAGTTTAGTGTCATGACTGCGTGTTTACTTTTTAGTTTAGTGTCATGACTTGCTGTTTAGGATATAAGCCACGGGAGTTAATGAATTAGTTTGTTAAGATAGTCAGAATATTAATGTGTTAATTATGATTGCTAGAATATTTATGAATGAGTTAGTTAGATATAAATACGTTAAGAAGGATAGCAAATTTCCGGAGTTGTTGTTATTGTGAATTAAGCATAAGCTCTTTGTGAAGGGAAACCCTTGTTGGACAGGGAATTGATATATGCTCATTTATAGATCGAGCATTAGCTCTTTGTGAAAGGAGAAACCCTTGAAGGAGAGAGAAGGTTCtcatttttcttgttcttttctttctaatttCAATTCTTGGTTCCTAACACTTGCTGTACATCTACTTATTTTTACAGTCAAGttatcaacaaataaaaaatacctTCCCTGTAAAGAAAATGCAGACTATGGCAGAGCGATTTGTGGAAGCTCTAGGGACATCCTCGGTTATCACTGAAGGGACACATGTTGGAGCTCATAATTCATTGAGGTATGAAATAGTAGTAGCTTCCTGATACTTTTATGCAACTAAAAATGAATTTGAATGAATTCTGAATTCAATGGCTGGTTATCGTGCCAAATTGTGCAGTGCTGGATTATTTGGAAAACTACAGCAGATGATgctgaaagaaaaagaaacagaCATGGACTTCTGCAAAAAGTTAAAAGCTGGAGCTAGGCCAGATAGTAAAACTTTTGATTTTACTTTCTCTGCAGTTTCCCTTGTCTAAGTAAAACACCATTTAAGACTTATTTCATTACTAAAACAATCATTTGATAgtagtttttcatttttgttcctttttgaaGGAGAGGGTGGGAGGGGGGTGCATAAAGTAGAACATGAACCTGATTGTACACATGTGTGTATGCTTTTTTGTTTTGCTTATAATGAAAAATTTCCCAGGTGAACTTGGCTGCATTGATCTACaaatcatttcaaaataccACGATGTAAAGCTGACTGTTTGTCACTGCTCATTTGGCAAGTACAGAGAGGTGAGATGAAGTTATAAAAATCAACTTATTTTAGATGCTTATTATTGAAATAGGCCAAATAGTGGTAGGTCTTTGAAGGTTTATTATAGAAACTGGATCAGAAACGTAGGAAAGATGAGGTTTACAGAAAGACTGAATAATGTATATTTCCAAAGTGTTACAGAAATGAATAACTCTGGTTCTTCAACGGATCAGTATTCTCCCAACATATTCTTAACTAACTGTCCTGACATAGTAACTAATTCCTAATACTTGTAACTACATCAAAAGGTCTATTCCCATTTCCATTATTTCTTCTCTCATAAACCTTGTTATAGGGGCTGCATCCTATCAGTTTGTCAGAAAACCAGATAGAATGCAGTTATAATTTATGTACAAGTGTTTTTATATGCGACAGTAAGCAGTCATTTCTACGAGTGCACATATTATTTAGTGTCAGAAGAGTGCAGTAGCTGTTTGACATTATTTGGCAGTTACTTTATTAGATAGTGTTAAGAAAAAATATGCTAATGACTGTCTCACTAATTCCTGGCATTTATGAATAGTTTGTATGTTGGAAAAACTCCAAACGTCTACATTGGTTGGATTCAAATCCTAATGGGATAAGGCTTTTGTTGTTGCTGCTGTTACATATAAAAACATGTTACTTGTAGAGGTGGAGAATGACGATGTCCTCTTGGAAAAGCTATAATTAGCTGTTATTCTATTTGATTTATTTTGCTTCACTTGAACACAGAATGTGACAGGATCAGTTTATTTGAAATGGACAACAACATGCATTTCAGACATACCCAATATTTAATGCTCATCAGAAAATTGATCGAAGGTGATAGGTTGTTTTTGCAGAATTTTCTATTACAAGATAATTCCGAAGGAAATGAGTTTGGTGGCACCAAAAGCAGTCAAAGCACCATTATCTTTAGCCCAAGGGTTTGCAACAATGCTGGCCTTGTAGTTGGGAATGTGATCCGAATTCACCCTCCATGGTAAGATTgtagagtttttatttttttagttattgaATTGAGCTGTGCTTATTTTTGACTTGCCATGAACTGCTAGTGTTGTTTCTTGATCTCTCTCTTATGGTTTTGGTTCTTGGACAGGAAGGAAGTTCGAGTGGGAAATGATAATATTATCTTGTGCACTTATTTCTCCGAAATTTGATACCCAGTTTGATTCATTTTAGATTCTTATAAACCATGGAAAATTATGCAAACCACCGTTTGTAGTGGTGGTGGATAGAAGAATATCAAACAAATATGCTGCTGTTCTGCTTTAGGAACTTGGAAAGGAACTTGTCTTCTTTCATTTGACTTGAGTCAAGGTACCCTTAGGTTACTGTACTACTAGCCTTAAAGATTATTGTCAGAGAAAGTAAAAATTAGTGAAAAATTTAGAGTGAGAATCAGGAAGAATCCCTAATGTTTCTAATATTTGAGGCTGATACAATTAgaaggtatttttttttaaatatttagatgGGAAAATTTTAgagtataaataatttttaaagggAAAACAACCTATTTAAGAAGTTTTAAAAGTACAGTTATTAAAAAGGTAAAAATacacttttttattatattaaatttaacaaGAATAGGCATGACAATAAATAGAGTATTCAGTACTCTTTGCACCATTTTAAAAGGTACTTGTATGAGTTTCAtatcaattttaagcaattttAGATCCATGCACTCGATACTCACATTTTACTTACGTATAAACTCAATTAGttaataaaatagtattaattaaaaaattaacttttgtaTGAAGACgtaattaattttttgagtgaaatattttctcaaattatacttgcaattttattattattttagtgataTATCTTGAAAGATGTATGCGTAATGTGTTTAAAAATTAGGAGTTAACATTCGTAATGTTTTTAAATCTTAAAGAATAGACACatgtaatattttgaaaaaagtaTTTGTAAAGTGAGGAAGAATTTGCCGACCCCAGAAAATGAAGACTTGATACTTAAACTGTTTCACGTTGTTTTCTCCTACTGCTGCCACCAATCACTTTCACATGCCACCAATAGCTTTTATCATTCATAGCttcttcaaaaataaaatacctgcatttttttataataaatcttactatttttattactttttctatttcattttatatttatccaTTTCTCAGAGAAGCCGTATTAgtcattttcttaattttagtaGCCccaattttatttaagttactttcatgtacttttattttttaaactgagtctcaataaaaaaaaaaaaaatatctgcaGTAACTAATTGAGTTGTAATATATAacgtaaaaaaaattacattatagATTATTTAAAAATCATCTTAATATAGTTTCCaaagtaattattaaaaaattagtaattttATCGTGCGCTGTATCATTTGATTGTATGAGTTTATTTTAGTTAGAATTTAATtagaatgcatttttttttgcaTGATACACcgtttgaaatcattttttactaattagtaaaataacaatatttatatatatatatatatatattataaaatttaaaatctttaattttaatatatatatatatataacaaatttgTATGGATTTGTAAAATGaaaatatgttataattaacattaaaataaaaatatgcatatttttctgttatttcgtacaatttttctttttcctaaTGTATACAAATTGTCGTTAGAAGACATATCTGTTAGTTATTAAATAGAATATTCTGATCAGAAAACTAAAATTACGCACATACTAAATTATGAAGATTAAAAGTccattcaattattttattttattttatatagtttTCAAAGATAAATGGATGAGAAAAAAGAACCAACAgaattttctttgatttttatctcataaataaaaaataataatagcatGAATGCATGAGTGGAACTAGAAAAATTTGGATGGTAACAATTTTATGGTTTCTCTCTTGGTTTTCACTTGTTGGTTTCTGAGATATGGCACCTGCAGATATATTGAGCAAGTTGTGGAACTTTATTTCTTTCCTTCCATTCTTCTTCCTGCTCTTTATCCTTGGCAT encodes the following:
- the LOC137828189 gene encoding uncharacterized protein isoform X2, with the protein product MRKRRQPKTLIPLHHKADSDESISDQDDAVFPNNALSSHPTHKQELPLAVRLDILKGISDQNLSGKGHSSSFEKPLEDEVEMPDFSEGEVVANSTDEENNSADGDNTAISTRQLRKYGPQSIRNKHTRDMTRISEALLHSKGSSSASHATCSEANTSVAGIWKAKPRFSLASGSRKCGGIGPSILNIDNLPEIVKAVDPRSSRNLDGNHPEDDDKIEVNSDIEPDETEAFPLRFNLASMDDLFNNLQDKANQLLQKSSGPHLQETAVDSEGSSEPVESGSSSENESSYQQIKNTFPVKKMQTMAERFVEALGTSSVITEGTHVGAHNSLSAGLFGKLQQMMLKEKETDMDFCKKLKAGARPDSELGCIDLQIISKYHDVKLTVCHCSFGKYRENFLLQDNSEGNEFGGTKSSQSTIIFSPRVCNNAGLVVGNVIRIHPPWKEVRVGNDNIILCTYFSEI
- the LOC137828189 gene encoding uncharacterized protein isoform X3, translating into MRKRRQPKTLIPLHHKADSDESISDQDDAVFPNNALSSHPTHKQELPLAVRLDILKGYCYTGISDQNLSGKGHSSSFEKPLEDEVEMPDFSEGEVVANSTDEENNSADGDNTAISTRQLRKYGPQSIRNKHTRDMTRISEALLHSKGSSSASHATCSEANTSGSRKCGGIGPSILNIDNLPEIVKAVDPRSSRNLDGNHPEDDDKIEVNSDIEPDETEAFPLRFNLASMDDLFNNLQDKANQLLQKSSGPHLQETAVDSEGSSEPVESGSSSENESSYQQIKNTFPVKKMQTMAERFVEALGTSSVITEGTHVGAHNSLSAGLFGKLQQMMLKEKETDMDFCKKLKAGARPDSELGCIDLQIISKYHDVKLTVCHCSFGKYRENFLLQDNSEGNEFGGTKSSQSTIIFSPRVCNNAGLVVGNVIRIHPPWKEVRVGNDNIILCTYFSEI
- the LOC137828189 gene encoding uncharacterized protein isoform X4 codes for the protein MRKRRQPKTLIPLHHKADSDESISDQDDAVFPNNALSSHPTHKQELPLAVRLDILKGISDQNLSGKGHSSSFEKPLEDEVEMPDFSEGEVVANSTDEENNSADGDNTAISTRQLRKYGPQSIRNKHTRDMTRISEALLHSKGSSSASHATCSEANTSGSRKCGGIGPSILNIDNLPEIVKAVDPRSSRNLDGNHPEDDDKIEVNSDIEPDETEAFPLRFNLASMDDLFNNLQDKANQLLQKSSGPHLQETAVDSEGSSEPVESGSSSENESSYQQIKNTFPVKKMQTMAERFVEALGTSSVITEGTHVGAHNSLSAGLFGKLQQMMLKEKETDMDFCKKLKAGARPDSELGCIDLQIISKYHDVKLTVCHCSFGKYRENFLLQDNSEGNEFGGTKSSQSTIIFSPRVCNNAGLVVGNVIRIHPPWKEVRVGNDNIILCTYFSEI
- the LOC137828189 gene encoding uncharacterized protein isoform X1, coding for MRKRRQPKTLIPLHHKADSDESISDQDDAVFPNNALSSHPTHKQELPLAVRLDILKGYCYTGISDQNLSGKGHSSSFEKPLEDEVEMPDFSEGEVVANSTDEENNSADGDNTAISTRQLRKYGPQSIRNKHTRDMTRISEALLHSKGSSSASHATCSEANTSVAGIWKAKPRFSLASGSRKCGGIGPSILNIDNLPEIVKAVDPRSSRNLDGNHPEDDDKIEVNSDIEPDETEAFPLRFNLASMDDLFNNLQDKANQLLQKSSGPHLQETAVDSEGSSEPVESGSSSENESSYQQIKNTFPVKKMQTMAERFVEALGTSSVITEGTHVGAHNSLSAGLFGKLQQMMLKEKETDMDFCKKLKAGARPDSELGCIDLQIISKYHDVKLTVCHCSFGKYRENFLLQDNSEGNEFGGTKSSQSTIIFSPRVCNNAGLVVGNVIRIHPPWKEVRVGNDNIILCTYFSEI